The Deinococcus sonorensis KR-87 genome includes a window with the following:
- a CDS encoding chemotaxis protein CheB — MSQLPGDLPAAVLVVIHLSPDYPSQLPAILSRSGSLPVQHAQHQALLSPGHIYVAPPDHHVLVAHDRLHLSRGPKENRSRPSIDVLFRSAAYTHGAGTIGVLLSGMMDDGTSGMWTIRQLGGRTVVQNPEDALYGSMPLSAVQHVAVDQILPAHAIAPALTRLLDELGPVAEEPNMSDEEWRRLEVEVGIASEDNAFNSGMLNHGSLSTFTCPECHGVLVQIREGRIMRFRCHTGHAYTADTLLSELRGSVEGYLWQAARTLDEDVMLLEHLSKHADEADQTELAAAYRQEAQVARARGRRMRQEALQAGEDKALPVETPPGP, encoded by the coding sequence GTGTCCCAGCTTCCGGGTGATCTGCCGGCGGCCGTTCTGGTGGTCATCCACCTTTCTCCGGACTATCCGAGCCAGCTGCCGGCCATCCTCAGCCGCAGCGGTTCGCTGCCGGTGCAGCACGCCCAGCATCAGGCGCTGCTGAGCCCCGGGCACATCTATGTGGCGCCGCCGGACCATCACGTGCTGGTGGCCCACGACCGCCTGCACCTGTCGCGCGGCCCGAAGGAAAACCGCTCGCGGCCCAGCATCGACGTGCTGTTCCGTTCGGCCGCCTACACGCACGGGGCCGGTACCATCGGCGTGCTGCTGAGCGGCATGATGGACGACGGCACCTCCGGCATGTGGACCATCCGGCAGCTGGGGGGGCGCACCGTGGTGCAGAACCCGGAGGACGCGCTGTACGGCAGCATGCCGCTCAGCGCTGTGCAGCACGTGGCGGTGGACCAGATTCTGCCGGCGCACGCCATCGCGCCGGCGCTGACGCGCCTGCTGGACGAACTCGGGCCCGTGGCGGAGGAGCCGAACATGAGTGACGAGGAATGGCGGCGGCTGGAAGTGGAAGTCGGGATTGCCAGCGAGGACAACGCCTTCAATTCGGGCATGCTGAACCACGGTTCGCTGTCCACCTTCACCTGCCCCGAGTGTCACGGGGTACTGGTGCAGATCCGGGAGGGCCGGATCATGCGCTTCCGCTGCCACACCGGACATGCCTACACCGCCGATACGCTGCTGAGCGAACTGCGCGGCTCGGTGGAGGGGTACCTGTGGCAGGCGGCCCGGACGCTGGACGAGGACGTGATGCTGCTGGAGCACCTGAGCAAGCACGCCGATGAGGCCGATCAGACGGAACTGGCCGCCGCCTACCGCCAGGAGGCGCAGGTGGCCCGGGCGCGTGGACGGCGCATGCGCCAGGAGGCGCTGCAGGCCGGGGAGGACAAGGCGCTGCCGGTGGAGACACCGCCGGGTCCCTGA
- a CDS encoding SDR family oxidoreductase, with amino-acid sequence MANLSGTTIMLTGAGGALATAVAQELVDAGAELILVGRGEALKRAEDRFPATEVLDLDLTDPASAEQLRRHKVDALVHTAGAFSMQDAHKATEQDLQQMIGANLTTLFHAVQGVLPHMIRQKEGLIVGISAGQAARMSGKGAALYTASKAAVAAYLLSVHDELKGKGVRACVVYPMGAIDTPANREAGMDWDDTIDPRGLAQTIAHALTRPARAHITELKVYPDH; translated from the coding sequence ATGGCGAACTTGAGCGGAACCACCATCATGCTGACCGGGGCCGGCGGGGCGCTGGCCACAGCCGTGGCGCAGGAGCTCGTGGACGCGGGCGCAGAACTGATTCTGGTGGGGCGCGGCGAGGCCCTCAAGCGGGCCGAGGACCGTTTCCCCGCCACCGAGGTGCTGGACCTGGACCTCACGGACCCGGCCAGCGCCGAGCAGCTGCGCCGCCACAAGGTGGACGCGCTGGTGCACACGGCCGGGGCCTTCAGCATGCAGGACGCGCACAAGGCCACCGAGCAGGACCTGCAGCAGATGATCGGGGCCAACCTGACCACCCTGTTCCACGCGGTGCAGGGGGTGCTGCCGCACATGATCCGGCAGAAGGAGGGGCTGATCGTGGGCATCAGCGCCGGGCAGGCAGCGCGCATGAGCGGCAAGGGCGCGGCGCTGTACACCGCCAGCAAGGCGGCGGTGGCGGCCTACCTGCTGAGCGTCCACGACGAGCTGAAGGGCAAAGGCGTGCGTGCCTGCGTGGTGTACCCGATGGGCGCCATTGACACGCCGGCCAACCGCGAGGCGGGCATGGACTGGGACGACACCATCGACCCGCGCGGGCTGGCCCAGACCATCGCCCACGCCCTGACCCGCCCGGCCCGCGCCCACATCACCGAGCTCAAGGTCTATCCGGACCATTGA
- a CDS encoding M24 family metallopeptidase — MQTHLERIRAALAATDLDGWLIYDFQGLNPHARTLLGLPAGVHLTRRFFVWVPREGTPSLIHHRIEGGTWRTLAAGAELTFLPYSAHTELDAHLKALLDGRRAALEYSPGGAVPYVSRVDAGTLERLRAAGLTPESSADLLQGFQVWDDADLEAHRRAVAVLMQAKDDAFQLMHERLRAGAPVSELEVQTLIERQIEAAGMQSGHPANVSFGRNAADPHYEPGEGKNAVLELGQCVLIDLWCQEPGRPYADVTWVGHAGAPGEEYRTAWTAVAGARDVGLALLRERPEGLQGWEVDRAARAVIDAAGLGEHFTHRLGHNLGVQIHGSGANLDDLETHDTRTVLPGQAVTIEPGVYPMERGYGIRSEINVLMTPQGPLLTTPVQAAPFVLGEGEWTAVRAAGLGEAP, encoded by the coding sequence ATGCAGACGCACCTTGAGCGCATCCGGGCGGCGCTGGCCGCCACTGATCTGGACGGCTGGTTGATCTACGACTTTCAGGGCCTCAATCCGCACGCCCGCACCCTGCTGGGCCTGCCGGCGGGCGTGCACCTGACCCGGCGTTTCTTTGTGTGGGTGCCGCGCGAGGGCACGCCCAGCCTGATTCACCACCGCATTGAGGGCGGCACCTGGCGCACGCTGGCGGCCGGGGCGGAGCTGACCTTCCTGCCGTACAGCGCCCACACCGAGCTGGACGCGCACCTGAAGGCCCTGCTGGACGGCCGGCGGGCCGCGCTGGAGTACAGCCCCGGCGGGGCGGTGCCGTATGTCAGCCGGGTGGACGCCGGCACCCTGGAGCGGCTGCGGGCGGCGGGCCTGACGCCCGAATCCAGCGCCGACCTGCTGCAGGGCTTCCAGGTGTGGGACGACGCGGATCTGGAGGCACACCGCCGGGCCGTGGCGGTGCTGATGCAGGCCAAGGACGACGCCTTTCAGCTGATGCACGAGCGGCTGCGGGCCGGCGCGCCGGTGAGCGAGCTGGAGGTGCAGACACTGATCGAGCGGCAGATCGAGGCGGCGGGCATGCAGAGTGGCCACCCGGCCAACGTGAGCTTCGGGCGCAACGCCGCCGACCCGCACTACGAGCCGGGCGAGGGCAAGAACGCGGTGCTGGAGCTGGGCCAGTGCGTGCTGATCGACCTGTGGTGCCAGGAGCCGGGCCGCCCCTACGCCGACGTGACCTGGGTGGGCCACGCGGGCGCACCGGGCGAGGAATACCGGACCGCCTGGACCGCCGTGGCCGGCGCCCGTGACGTGGGACTGGCGCTGCTCCGGGAGCGCCCGGAGGGCCTGCAGGGCTGGGAGGTGGACCGGGCGGCGCGGGCCGTGATTGATGCGGCCGGGCTGGGCGAGCATTTCACCCACCGGCTGGGCCACAACCTGGGCGTGCAGATTCACGGCAGCGGGGCCAACCTCGACGACCTGGAGACGCACGACACCCGCACGGTGCTGCCGGGGCAGGCCGTCACCATCGAGCCGGGCGTGTATCCGATGGAGCGCGGGTACGGCATCCGCAGCGAGATCAATGTGCTGATGACTCCGCAGGGACCGCTGCTGACCACCCCGGTGCAGGCCGCGCCGTTCGTGCTGGGCGAGGGCGAGTGGACGGCGGTGCGGGCCGCCGGACTGGGCGAGGCACCCTGA
- a CDS encoding MFS transporter, with amino-acid sequence MTAEASGAAAPTLTPRLVGVMATAVGVIVASLYYAQPLLAVLAPAFHASGRQLGLVVTLTQLGYALGLLLIVPLGDVLDRRRLVLGLLAASVLALLGVALARSLGVFMLLSVLVGLSAVSAQVLVPFAATLATPERRGRVVGTVMSGLLLGILLARTASGLIAEVAGWRSVYLLAALAVAALGLVLARALPPDRRPRGPRYPQLMASVLQMTREPLLRWRSLYGALVFAAFSVFWASLAFLLAGAPYHYSEGTIGLFGLLGAAGALAASLAGRMADRGGARRSTLAFGLLILLAFGLMLRGTSLPLLVLGILALDFGVQGLHVTNQSEVYRLPGEARSRITTVYLTSYFLGGVVGSGLAAVLYTAGGWTAVMRAGMTLGGLIVLVWLLERRAQPRV; translated from the coding sequence GTGACGGCTGAAGCGTCCGGGGCGGCTGCGCCCACGCTGACGCCCCGGCTGGTGGGCGTGATGGCCACCGCCGTGGGCGTGATCGTGGCGAGCCTGTACTACGCCCAGCCGCTGCTGGCGGTGCTGGCTCCGGCCTTTCATGCCAGCGGGCGTCAGCTGGGGCTGGTGGTGACACTGACGCAGCTGGGCTACGCGCTGGGGCTGCTGCTGATTGTGCCGCTGGGCGACGTGCTGGACCGGCGGCGGCTGGTGCTGGGGCTGCTGGCCGCCTCGGTGCTGGCACTGCTGGGGGTGGCGCTGGCCCGCAGCTTGGGCGTGTTCATGCTGTTGAGCGTGCTGGTGGGCCTGAGCGCAGTGTCAGCGCAGGTGCTGGTGCCGTTCGCGGCCACGCTGGCCACCCCGGAGCGCCGGGGCCGGGTGGTGGGCACGGTGATGAGCGGCCTGCTGCTGGGCATCCTGCTGGCCCGCACCGCCTCGGGCCTGATTGCCGAGGTGGCCGGCTGGCGCAGCGTGTACCTGCTGGCCGCGCTGGCGGTGGCGGCGCTGGGGCTGGTGCTGGCCCGCGCCCTGCCGCCGGACCGCCGGCCCCGCGGCCCCCGCTACCCGCAGCTGATGGCCTCGGTGCTGCAGATGACCCGCGAGCCGCTGCTGAGGTGGCGCTCGCTGTACGGGGCGCTGGTGTTCGCGGCCTTCAGCGTGTTCTGGGCCAGCCTGGCGTTCTTGCTGGCCGGCGCGCCCTACCACTACAGCGAGGGCACCATCGGGCTGTTCGGGCTGCTGGGGGCTGCCGGGGCACTGGCCGCCAGCCTGGCAGGCCGGATGGCGGACCGGGGGGGCGCGCGGCGCAGCACGCTGGCCTTCGGGCTGCTGATCCTGCTGGCCTTCGGGCTGATGCTGCGCGGCACCAGCCTGCCGCTGCTGGTGCTGGGCATCCTGGCGCTGGATTTCGGGGTGCAGGGGCTGCACGTCACCAACCAGAGCGAGGTCTACCGGCTGCCGGGCGAGGCGCGCAGCCGCATCACCACCGTGTACCTCACCAGCTACTTCCTGGGCGGCGTGGTGGGTTCCGGGCTGGCGGCCGTGCTGTACACGGCCGGCGGCTGGACGGCTGTGATGCGGGCGGGGATGACGCTGGGCGGCCTGATCGTGCTGGTGTGGCTGCTGGAAAGGCGCGCTCAGCCGCGGGTGTAG
- a CDS encoding D-alanyl-D-alanine carboxypeptidase/D-alanyl-D-alanine-endopeptidase, producing the protein MPRAPLLSLLLLAAFTVPVAQTAPPAAPARPTALQAQLDQLLAAGAPGPSGRALPVHSGMVVLDAASGAALYRRQAETPITPASNMKLLSMTAALYRLGPDYWFSTGVTRSNPGAAVNHLTLSGIGDPSLRVSDGEHSLAGLARQVRARGILQVGNVQVDGHMIAPDGWPLPDAETAVSALPLDEGEDARPDPTPTAALLRAGALFRRELQRAGVQVTGGVRLGRAGAEQGVATTRSLPLTALVRLTLKRSDNRWAEQLYARSGVDEHTPSWRPSTLAQARTLQAAILARLGVNTAALQIHDASGLSEQDRLTAAAVSQLLLGIYRHPLGTELAPEAAFRQRANLLIESLPQAGTGTATEQATLEGGTLAARLPGLDVRAKTGTLVGASSLSGYVTTRSGRVLIFSILMDQYAGYGQSLRQLQDRIVTLLYTRG; encoded by the coding sequence ATGCCGCGCGCCCCCCTGCTGAGTCTGTTGTTGCTGGCCGCGTTCACCGTCCCGGTGGCGCAGACCGCCCCGCCTGCTGCCCCGGCCCGGCCCACCGCCCTGCAGGCCCAGTTGGATCAGCTGCTGGCAGCGGGCGCCCCGGGCCCGTCCGGGCGCGCCCTGCCAGTCCACAGCGGGATGGTGGTGCTGGACGCCGCCAGCGGCGCGGCGCTGTACCGCCGACAGGCCGAAACGCCCATCACCCCCGCCTCCAACATGAAGCTGCTGAGCATGACCGCTGCGCTGTACCGCCTGGGCCCGGACTACTGGTTCAGCACCGGCGTCACGCGCAGCAACCCGGGCGCGGCCGTGAACCACCTGACGCTCAGCGGCATCGGGGACCCCTCGCTGCGCGTCTCGGACGGGGAACACTCGCTGGCCGGGCTGGCGCGGCAGGTGCGGGCACGCGGCATCCTGCAGGTGGGCAACGTGCAGGTGGACGGCCACATGATCGCGCCGGACGGCTGGCCGCTGCCGGACGCCGAAACGGCGGTCAGCGCCCTGCCGCTGGACGAGGGCGAGGACGCCCGCCCGGACCCCACCCCCACGGCGGCGCTGCTGCGGGCCGGGGCTTTGTTCCGGCGCGAACTGCAGCGGGCCGGCGTGCAGGTGACGGGCGGGGTGCGGCTAGGGCGGGCCGGGGCCGAGCAGGGGGTGGCCACCACCCGCTCGCTGCCGCTGACCGCGCTGGTGCGCCTGACCCTCAAGCGCAGCGACAACCGCTGGGCCGAGCAGCTGTACGCCCGCAGCGGCGTGGACGAACACACGCCCAGCTGGCGGCCCTCCACCCTGGCGCAGGCCCGGACGCTGCAGGCCGCCATCCTGGCGCGGCTGGGCGTCAACACCGCCGCCCTACAGATTCACGACGCTTCCGGGCTGTCGGAGCAGGACCGCCTGACCGCCGCCGCGGTCTCACAGCTGCTGCTGGGCATCTACCGCCATCCGCTCGGCACCGAGCTGGCGCCGGAAGCGGCATTCCGGCAGCGCGCCAACCTGCTGATCGAGAGCCTGCCGCAGGCCGGCACCGGCACCGCCACCGAGCAGGCCACCCTGGAGGGCGGCACACTGGCCGCCCGGCTGCCGGGGCTGGACGTGCGGGCCAAGACCGGCACGCTGGTGGGGGCCTCCAGCCTGTCGGGGTACGTCACCACCCGCAGCGGCCGGGTGCTGATCTTCAGCATCCTGATGGACCAGTACGCCGGGTATGGCCAGAGCCTGCGCCAGCTGCAGGACCGCATCGTGACGCTGCTCTACACCCGCGGCTGA
- a CDS encoding sensor histidine kinase codes for MSDQDNQQHLNNLRDAAERTLQQGGEGTLPDTPEVLRHELSVHQIELQLQNDTLRETVLELEQARDRAMMLYEFAPVGYISLDVQSNVTQANARAINLLGVRRTQLVGRRLTQFTAPESRTHLALVLPRLLTSEDGVVAELSMQRQDGSVFPVRLEGRLHPGGGSLLSITDISQQKAAQDELLRLNETLENRIEERTAKIRELGDELRTVALAVAENLVWPLRRVATFAQMLRQDTTTVSGLEREHFDHVVQSVDRMEALTAALLEYIQSSQGRARVAPLDLNRVFGEVRRELEPRMAGRTVQLTSGQLPTISGDLSALRLVFLKVLENALKFTTPRERAQIHVSAEETASEWILRFEDNGVGFNNRHKDKLFQVFKRLHPESEFPGTGMGLAIVRRVSLRFGARVWGEGKAGSGATVYVAWPKEPSVLD; via the coding sequence ATGAGTGATCAGGACAATCAGCAGCACCTGAACAACCTGCGCGACGCCGCCGAACGGACGTTGCAGCAGGGCGGAGAAGGCACGCTGCCCGACACTCCGGAGGTCCTGCGGCACGAACTTTCCGTGCACCAGATCGAGCTGCAGCTGCAGAACGACACGTTGCGCGAGACGGTGCTGGAACTGGAGCAGGCGCGCGACCGCGCCATGATGCTCTACGAATTCGCCCCGGTCGGGTACATCAGCCTGGACGTGCAGAGCAACGTGACGCAGGCGAACGCCCGGGCCATCAATCTGCTGGGCGTGCGCCGCACCCAGCTGGTGGGCCGGCGCCTCACGCAGTTCACCGCGCCCGAGTCGCGCACGCATCTGGCGCTGGTGCTGCCGCGCCTGCTGACCAGCGAGGATGGCGTGGTGGCCGAGCTGAGCATGCAGCGCCAGGACGGCAGCGTGTTTCCGGTGCGCCTGGAAGGCCGGCTGCACCCGGGCGGCGGCTCGCTGCTGTCCATCACCGACATCAGCCAGCAGAAGGCCGCCCAGGACGAACTGCTGCGCCTGAACGAGACGCTGGAGAACCGCATCGAGGAGCGCACCGCCAAGATCCGCGAACTCGGCGACGAACTGCGGACCGTGGCGCTGGCGGTGGCCGAGAACCTGGTGTGGCCGCTGCGCCGGGTCGCCACCTTCGCCCAGATGCTGCGGCAGGACACCACGACCGTCTCGGGCCTGGAACGCGAACACTTCGACCATGTGGTGCAGTCGGTGGACCGCATGGAGGCGCTCACCGCCGCCCTGCTGGAGTACATCCAGTCCAGCCAGGGCCGCGCCCGGGTCGCGCCGCTGGACCTGAACCGGGTGTTCGGCGAGGTGCGCCGTGAGCTGGAACCGCGCATGGCCGGGCGCACGGTGCAGCTCACCAGCGGACAGCTGCCCACCATTTCCGGCGACCTCAGCGCGCTGCGGCTGGTGTTCCTGAAGGTGCTGGAGAACGCACTCAAGTTCACGACGCCGCGCGAGCGGGCCCAGATTCATGTCAGCGCGGAGGAAACCGCCTCCGAGTGGATCCTGCGCTTCGAGGACAACGGGGTGGGCTTCAACAACCGCCACAAGGACAAGCTGTTTCAGGTGTTCAAGCGCCTGCACCCCGAGTCGGAATTCCCCGGCACCGGCATGGGCCTGGCCATCGTCCGCCGGGTCAGCCTGCGTTTCGGGGCGCGGGTGTGGGGCGAGGGCAAGGCCGGCAGCGGCGCCACCGTGTACGTGGCGTGGCCCAAGGAACCGTCGGTGCTGGACTGA
- a CDS encoding cold-shock protein gives MPAGRVKWFNAEKGFGFIECEGQPDVFAHYSAIKATGFRKLNEGDEVEFDMEPGKNGRGPQAANIVVTKAAPEGDRFQRSGGGSNSRW, from the coding sequence ATGCCAGCAGGACGAGTAAAGTGGTTCAACGCGGAAAAGGGCTTCGGGTTCATCGAGTGCGAGGGTCAGCCTGACGTCTTCGCCCACTACAGCGCCATCAAGGCGACGGGCTTCCGTAAGCTGAACGAGGGTGACGAGGTCGAGTTCGACATGGAACCCGGCAAGAATGGCCGTGGCCCCCAGGCCGCGAACATCGTGGTGACCAAGGCTGCTCCGGAAGGCGACCGCTTCCAGCGGAGCGGCGGCGGCAGCAACAGCCGCTGGTAA
- a CDS encoding chemotaxis protein CheB — translation MSDNQGSTPSLPAPAEALEGSPPKAARPAAVVGIGGSAGALDGFERFFLGLPPGSGMAFVVVSHLSPTGESFMPELLTRCTSLPVRVIEDGMVLEPDHVYVAHGATSLAIVNGTLILQDLGLARGHTIDAFLSSLADDQQERAVAVILSGMGKDGTDGARRVKERGGLLLTQDPASADYPSMPASAVATGLADAVLPPDELAARLYQLMTNERPLSDGVASGEINPDLQRVLLLVRSHTGQDFTRYKSTTLLRRIDRRMKTCGIGALAEYMGYLQQHPAEIEALFEDLTINVTSFFRDPEAFERLKELLRTQMMGRPHNGDVFRVWVVGCASGEEAYSVAILLHELVQEPQFQGPLTLQVFATDIDQRSINVARLGQYSHAIEQSVSPARLQRYFTRNPDGYQVSSLIRETVVFALHNTFNDPPFTRLDLLCCRNMLIYLNPDLQQQVLAVFQYALRPDGLLFLGASESTGLRDENFLPVDPRWKIYRRGPGAPGSLPVGHNYGSRVLNQGTTDRERRPVRSITLVQHIHSLLLANYTAPAVVVNEHGDMLYVNGRTGRYLELPSGSSATNNVIDMTRDGLRFELSSALRRAAHEQRAVVLREMRYPVGDDLVTLDVTVRPISHPDAQDVLMIVFQERSAHDFVEAPPPEQLDQVQALGRELHHLRETLQATIEEYQTSIEELKSTNEEHQTTIEELKSTNEELMTSKEELQSVNEELITTNVEHQSVIHELTQANDDMKNLLESAGIATLFLGNDLRIKRYTSQITRVISLIPSDVGRHIGDIRVKLEGITFEDEVKRVLSTLMPLEVEAQAADGRWYLVRINPYRTSDNFIDGVVVVCTNIDTLKTLESQLDRSSLNSEALLNAIRLPMLVLDDDLKLITANRALYELLRVSPEQARGQRLFDLGSRQFDLWELRERLQDMIVTDVPLTQYVLDLDVPGHGVQKMKVEAWPVLSPDGSAAEHLMTLENVTAIVHAVSQEGEAFTGPATDLDPDS, via the coding sequence ATGTCTGACAATCAAGGTTCCACACCCAGCCTGCCGGCCCCGGCGGAGGCGCTGGAAGGGAGCCCGCCGAAGGCGGCGCGGCCCGCTGCCGTGGTGGGGATCGGCGGGTCGGCCGGCGCCCTGGACGGCTTCGAACGCTTCTTCCTGGGGCTGCCGCCCGGCAGCGGCATGGCCTTCGTGGTGGTGTCGCACCTCAGCCCCACCGGCGAGAGCTTCATGCCGGAACTGCTGACCCGCTGCACCTCCCTGCCGGTGCGGGTCATTGAGGACGGGATGGTGCTGGAGCCGGACCACGTGTACGTGGCGCACGGCGCAACCAGCCTGGCGATCGTGAACGGCACGCTGATCCTGCAGGACCTGGGGCTGGCGCGCGGCCACACCATCGACGCCTTCCTGAGCAGCCTGGCCGACGACCAGCAGGAGCGGGCCGTGGCGGTGATCCTCTCCGGCATGGGCAAGGACGGCACCGACGGCGCGCGCAGGGTCAAGGAGCGCGGCGGCCTGCTGCTGACCCAGGACCCGGCCTCGGCCGACTATCCGTCCATGCCCGCCAGCGCGGTGGCCACCGGGCTGGCCGACGCGGTGCTGCCGCCGGACGAACTGGCCGCCCGCCTGTACCAGCTGATGACCAACGAGCGCCCGCTGAGCGACGGAGTGGCGTCGGGCGAGATCAACCCCGACCTGCAGCGGGTGCTGCTGCTGGTGCGTTCGCACACCGGGCAGGACTTCACCCGCTACAAGTCCACCACCCTGCTGCGGCGCATTGACCGGCGCATGAAGACCTGCGGCATCGGCGCGCTGGCCGAGTACATGGGGTACCTGCAGCAGCACCCGGCCGAGATCGAGGCGCTGTTCGAGGACCTGACCATCAACGTGACCAGCTTCTTCCGCGACCCGGAAGCGTTCGAGCGGCTCAAGGAGCTGCTGCGCACCCAGATGATGGGCCGGCCGCACAACGGCGACGTGTTCCGGGTCTGGGTGGTGGGCTGCGCCAGCGGAGAGGAGGCCTACAGCGTGGCGATCCTGCTGCATGAACTGGTGCAGGAACCGCAGTTCCAGGGGCCCCTCACGCTGCAGGTGTTCGCCACCGACATCGACCAGCGCTCCATCAACGTGGCCCGCCTGGGGCAGTACTCGCACGCCATCGAGCAGAGCGTGTCGCCCGCGCGGCTGCAGCGCTACTTCACCCGCAACCCGGACGGCTATCAGGTCAGCAGCCTGATCCGGGAAACGGTGGTGTTCGCGCTGCACAACACCTTCAACGACCCGCCGTTCACCCGGCTGGACCTGCTGTGCTGCCGCAACATGCTGATCTACCTGAACCCGGACCTGCAGCAGCAGGTGCTGGCGGTGTTCCAGTACGCGCTGCGGCCGGACGGCCTGCTGTTTCTGGGCGCCAGCGAGTCCACCGGCCTGCGCGACGAGAACTTTCTGCCGGTGGACCCGCGCTGGAAGATCTACCGGCGCGGCCCCGGCGCGCCCGGCTCCCTGCCGGTGGGCCATAACTACGGCAGCCGCGTGCTGAATCAGGGCACCACCGACCGGGAGCGCCGGCCGGTGCGCTCCATCACCCTGGTGCAGCACATCCACAGCCTGCTGCTCGCCAACTACACGGCGCCCGCGGTGGTGGTGAACGAGCACGGCGACATGCTGTACGTGAACGGCCGCACCGGGCGCTACCTGGAGCTGCCGAGCGGCAGCAGCGCCACCAACAACGTCATCGACATGACCCGCGACGGCCTGCGCTTCGAGCTGTCGTCGGCGCTGCGCCGGGCCGCCCACGAGCAGCGGGCCGTGGTGCTGCGCGAGATGCGCTACCCGGTGGGCGACGACCTGGTTACCCTGGACGTGACGGTGCGGCCCATCAGCCACCCGGACGCGCAGGACGTGCTGATGATCGTGTTTCAGGAGCGCTCGGCCCACGACTTCGTGGAGGCGCCGCCGCCGGAGCAGCTGGATCAGGTGCAGGCACTGGGCCGTGAGCTGCACCACCTGCGCGAGACGCTGCAGGCGACCATTGAGGAGTACCAGACCAGCATCGAGGAACTGAAGAGCACCAACGAGGAGCACCAGACTACCATCGAGGAGCTGAAAAGCACCAACGAGGAGCTGATGACCTCCAAGGAGGAGCTGCAGTCGGTCAACGAGGAACTGATCACCACCAACGTCGAGCACCAGAGCGTGATTCATGAGCTGACCCAGGCCAACGACGACATGAAGAACCTGCTGGAGAGCGCCGGCATCGCCACGCTCTTCCTGGGCAACGACCTGCGGATCAAGCGCTACACCTCGCAGATCACCCGCGTCATCAGCCTGATTCCCTCGGACGTGGGGCGGCACATCGGCGACATCCGCGTGAAGCTGGAAGGCATCACCTTCGAGGACGAGGTGAAGCGGGTGCTGTCCACCCTGATGCCGCTGGAGGTGGAGGCCCAGGCCGCCGACGGGCGCTGGTATCTGGTGCGGATCAACCCGTACCGCACCTCCGATAACTTCATTGACGGCGTGGTGGTGGTGTGCACCAACATCGACACGCTCAAGACGCTGGAGTCGCAGCTGGACCGCTCGTCGTTGAACTCTGAGGCGCTGCTGAACGCCATCCGGCTGCCGATGCTGGTGCTCGACGACGACCTGAAGCTCATCACCGCCAACCGGGCGCTGTACGAGCTGCTGCGGGTGTCGCCGGAGCAGGCGCGCGGTCAGCGGCTGTTCGACCTGGGCAGCCGGCAGTTTGACCTGTGGGAGCTGCGCGAGCGGCTGCAGGACATGATCGTGACCGACGTGCCGCTGACCCAGTACGTCCTGGATCTGGACGTGCCGGGCCACGGCGTGCAGAAGATGAAGGTGGAGGCCTGGCCGGTGTTGAGCCCGGACGGCTCGGCGGCCGAACACCTGATGACGCTGGAGAACGTGACGGCCATCGTGCACGCCGTGAGCCAGGAGGGCGAGGCCTTTACCGGGCCGGCCACCGACCTGGACCCGGACAGCTGA